Proteins co-encoded in one Streptomyces sp. NBC_01283 genomic window:
- the pdhA gene encoding pyruvate dehydrogenase (acetyl-transferring) E1 component subunit alpha: MTVMEQRGVYRPTPPPAWQLRTDPAPLLPDAEPYRVLGTEAAGKADEELLGRLYAQLVRGRRYNTQATALTKQGRLAVYPSSTGQEACEVAAALVLEERDWLFPSYRDTLAAVARGLDPVQALTLLRGDWHTGYDPREYRIAPLCTPLATQLPHAVGLAHAARLKGDDVVALAMVGDGGTSEGDFHEALNFAAVWQAPVVFLVQNNGFAISVPLDKQTAAPSLAHKAVGYGMPGRLVDGNDAAAVHEVLSEAVSRAREGGGPTLVEAVTYRMEAHTNADDATRYRGDAEVEAWRAHDPIVLLERELTERGLLDEDRMRAARDDAEAMAADLRGRMNQDPDLDPMDLFRHVYAEQTTQLREQAAQLRAELEASNEEHTDGTDGTDGEENAR, from the coding sequence ATGACGGTCATGGAGCAGCGGGGCGTCTACCGGCCCACCCCGCCACCCGCATGGCAGCTCAGGACCGATCCCGCCCCGCTGCTGCCCGACGCCGAGCCGTATCGCGTCCTGGGCACCGAGGCCGCGGGCAAGGCCGACGAGGAGCTCCTGGGCCGCCTGTACGCACAGCTGGTGCGCGGACGGCGGTACAACACGCAGGCGACCGCCCTCACCAAGCAGGGCAGGCTCGCCGTCTACCCCTCCAGCACCGGCCAGGAGGCGTGTGAGGTCGCCGCCGCGCTCGTCCTGGAGGAGCGGGACTGGCTCTTCCCCAGCTACCGGGACACGCTCGCCGCGGTCGCCCGCGGCCTCGACCCCGTCCAGGCGCTGACCCTGCTGCGCGGCGACTGGCACACCGGCTACGACCCGCGTGAGTACCGCATAGCACCCCTGTGCACACCGCTGGCGACCCAGCTCCCGCACGCCGTGGGGCTCGCGCACGCCGCCCGCCTGAAGGGCGACGACGTGGTCGCGCTCGCCATGGTGGGCGACGGCGGCACCAGCGAGGGCGACTTCCACGAGGCGCTGAACTTCGCGGCCGTCTGGCAGGCGCCCGTCGTCTTCCTGGTGCAGAACAACGGCTTCGCGATCTCCGTGCCGCTCGACAAGCAGACGGCCGCCCCGTCCCTGGCCCACAAGGCCGTCGGGTACGGAATGCCGGGACGCCTGGTGGACGGCAACGACGCGGCGGCGGTGCACGAGGTGCTGAGCGAAGCGGTCTCCCGCGCGCGTGAGGGCGGCGGCCCCACGCTCGTCGAGGCGGTCACGTACCGCATGGAGGCTCATACGAACGCCGACGACGCCACGCGCTACCGCGGGGACGCCGAGGTCGAGGCCTGGCGCGCGCACGACCCGATCGTGCTCCTGGAGCGGGAGCTGACCGAGCGCGGCCTCCTCGACGAGGACCGGATGCGGGCGGCCCGCGACGACGCCGAGGCCATGGCGGCCGATCTGCGGGGGCGGATGAACCAGGACCCCGATCTCGACCCCATGGACCTCTTCCGCCATGTGTACGCCGAGCAGACCACACAACTGCGCGAGCAGGCAGCCCAGTTGCGGGCCGAGCTCGAGGCGTCGAACGAAGAGCACACAGACGGAACAGACGGCACGGACGGCGAGGAGAACGCGCGATGA
- a CDS encoding Lrp/AsnC family transcriptional regulator — MADGRDGDRPEGRSGDRQEPLPRPLDSIDRDILQILHTDGRASIRAVAERVHVSRANAYARINRLIDDGVIRGFGARINHERAGQGASAYITLKIVQNTWRTVREHLRTLPGASHIALVSGDFDVLLLVHTPDNRALRELVLTRLQSIPEVLSTRTLLVFEEDDLEPES; from the coding sequence ATGGCCGACGGACGCGACGGTGATCGCCCGGAGGGCCGGTCCGGCGACCGCCAGGAGCCCCTGCCCCGGCCGCTGGACTCGATCGACCGCGACATCCTGCAGATCCTGCACACGGACGGTCGCGCGTCGATACGGGCCGTGGCCGAGCGGGTGCACGTGTCGCGCGCCAACGCGTACGCGCGCATCAACCGCCTCATCGACGACGGGGTCATCCGCGGATTCGGCGCCCGTATCAACCATGAACGAGCAGGTCAGGGCGCTTCCGCGTACATCACGCTCAAGATCGTCCAGAACACCTGGCGCACGGTCCGCGAGCATCTGCGCACGCTGCCGGGGGCCTCTCACATCGCGCTGGTCAGCGGCGACTTCGACGTGCTGCTCCTGGTGCACACGCCGGACAACCGCGCGCTGCGCGAGCTGGTCCTGACCCGGCTGCAGTCCATCCCCGAAGTGCTCAGCACGCGTACGTTGCTGGTCTTCGAGGAGGACGACCTGGAACCGGAGAGCTGA
- a CDS encoding TetR/AcrR family transcriptional regulator — translation MNTTRRDTYTPETLLTVAVRIFNERGYDGTSMEHLSKAAGISKSSIYHHVSGKEELLRRAVSRALDGLFGILAEEHARVGTAVQRLEHVTRRTVEVLIAELPYVTLLLRVRGNTDTERWAMERRREFDQQVADLLKEAVADGDLRSDVELRLATRLLFGMINSIVEWYRPDARGASSGEQVADAVVQMAFAGLRSGI, via the coding sequence ATGAACACCACCAGGCGCGACACGTACACCCCGGAGACCCTCCTGACGGTGGCGGTCCGGATCTTCAACGAGCGCGGGTACGACGGCACCTCCATGGAGCACCTCTCCAAGGCGGCCGGCATCTCCAAGTCGTCGATCTACCACCACGTCTCCGGCAAGGAGGAACTGCTGCGCCGCGCGGTGAGCCGGGCGCTCGACGGGCTCTTCGGGATCCTCGCCGAGGAGCACGCGCGCGTGGGCACCGCCGTGCAGCGCCTGGAGCACGTAACACGGCGCACCGTCGAGGTGCTGATCGCCGAACTGCCCTATGTGACGCTGCTGCTGCGCGTGCGGGGCAACACGGACACCGAGCGGTGGGCCATGGAGCGGCGCAGGGAGTTCGACCAGCAGGTCGCCGATCTGCTCAAGGAAGCCGTCGCCGACGGCGACCTGCGCTCCGACGTCGAGCTGCGCCTCGCCACCCGGCTGCTCTTCGGCATGATCAACTCCATCGTGGAGTGGTACCGCCCCGACGCCCGGGGTGCCTCCTCGGGCGAGCAGGTCGCCGACGCCGTGGTCCAGATGGCCTTCGCGGGGCTGCGCAGCGGGATCTGA
- a CDS encoding 3-hydroxyacyl-CoA dehydrogenase, producing the protein MTALELSSPVAVVGTGTMGQGIAQVALLAGHPVRLYDAVEGQAKAAAAAIAARLDRLVEKGRLTAGDRSAAGERLAPVESLAELAGCGLVVEAILEQLAVKQSLFEELEEIVAEDCLLATNTSSLSVTAIAGTLKKPGRFVGLHFFNPAPLLPLVEVVSGFATDETAATRAYETARAWGKTPVRSADTPGFIVNRIARPFYAEALRLHEEGAADPATIDAVLRECGGFKMGPFELTDLIGQDVNEAVTRSVWESFFQDPKFTPSLAQRRLVESRRLGRKSGQGWYAYGDDAPRAEPHTAAPAPAPASVAVHGDLFQAHDLAGLIDDAGIGLVHKEPFDPGRPGWIELPSGVRMFLSDGSTGNDAETAVVQFDLALDYRSATRIALAPSVAVSEEQLQEAVGLFQALGKQVSVIADAPGMIVARTVAMLVDFAQDAVARGVASREDIDTAMLLGVNYPRGPLAWGDALGAHWAIDTLECLHQEYPAGRYAPSQALRRAAAREDLNA; encoded by the coding sequence ATGACAGCACTCGAGCTCAGCAGCCCCGTTGCCGTGGTCGGCACCGGCACCATGGGTCAGGGCATCGCCCAGGTCGCCCTGCTGGCGGGCCACCCCGTGCGGCTGTACGACGCCGTGGAGGGCCAGGCCAAGGCCGCGGCCGCCGCGATCGCCGCACGCCTGGACCGGCTGGTCGAGAAGGGCAGGCTCACCGCCGGTGACCGGTCCGCCGCGGGGGAGCGCCTCGCGCCGGTCGAGAGCCTCGCCGAGCTGGCCGGGTGCGGACTCGTCGTCGAGGCGATCCTGGAGCAACTGGCCGTAAAACAGAGCCTCTTCGAAGAGCTGGAAGAGATCGTCGCCGAGGACTGTCTGCTCGCCACGAACACGTCCTCCCTCTCCGTCACCGCCATCGCGGGCACCCTCAAGAAGCCCGGCCGCTTCGTCGGCCTGCACTTCTTCAACCCCGCCCCGCTCCTCCCCCTCGTCGAGGTCGTCAGCGGATTCGCGACCGACGAAACGGCCGCCACGCGCGCGTACGAGACGGCGCGGGCCTGGGGCAAGACGCCGGTGCGCAGCGCGGACACCCCCGGCTTCATCGTCAACCGGATCGCCCGCCCCTTCTACGCGGAGGCGCTGCGCCTCCACGAGGAGGGGGCCGCCGACCCGGCCACCATCGACGCCGTCCTTCGCGAGTGCGGCGGCTTCAAGATGGGCCCCTTCGAGCTCACGGACCTCATCGGCCAGGACGTGAACGAGGCCGTCACCCGCTCCGTGTGGGAGTCCTTCTTCCAGGACCCCAAGTTCACGCCGTCACTCGCCCAGCGCCGCCTCGTCGAATCCCGCCGCCTGGGCCGCAAGTCGGGGCAGGGCTGGTACGCGTACGGCGACGACGCCCCGCGCGCGGAGCCGCACACGGCGGCGCCCGCACCGGCCCCGGCGTCCGTCGCGGTGCACGGTGACCTGTTCCAGGCGCACGACCTTGCCGGGCTGATCGACGACGCCGGGATCGGCCTCGTGCACAAGGAGCCCTTCGACCCCGGCCGCCCCGGCTGGATCGAACTGCCCAGCGGCGTGCGGATGTTCCTGAGCGACGGTTCCACCGGGAACGACGCCGAGACCGCGGTGGTCCAGTTCGATCTCGCGCTGGACTACCGTTCCGCGACCAGGATCGCCCTGGCTCCCTCCGTGGCGGTGAGCGAGGAGCAGCTCCAGGAGGCCGTGGGCCTCTTCCAGGCGCTGGGCAAGCAGGTCAGCGTCATCGCCGATGCCCCGGGGATGATCGTGGCCCGTACCGTCGCCATGCTCGTCGACTTCGCCCAGGACGCCGTCGCGCGCGGTGTCGCCAGCAGAGAAGACATCGACACGGCGATGCTCCTGGGCGTCAATTACCCCCGCGGACCCCTCGCATGGGGCGACGCGCTCGGCGCGCACTGGGCCATCGACACCCTGGAATGCCTGCACCAGGAGTACCCCGCCGGCCGCTACGCGCCGTCCCAGGCGCTGCGCCGCGCGGCAGCGCGAGAGGACCTCAACGCATGA
- the paaN gene encoding phenylacetic acid degradation protein PaaN codes for MAAELTAHQLIATHRPTLDQALETIRTRAYWSPHPEHPKAYGENGSLSLPEGKAAFDALLGSRFELDQPGTDDWTGAEVSPYGPELGITYPHPDIDTLLPAMRTGMRAWRDAGAEVRAMVCLEVLSRISARTHELAHAVMHTSGQAFMMAFQAGGPHAQDRGLEAVAYAYVEQARTPDNAEWSKPQGKRDPIALDKRFTPVGRGIALLIGCNTFPTWNGYPGLFASLATGNPVLVKPHPRAVLPLALTVRIAREALTDAGFDPNLVCLAAERPGEGIAKTLAVRPEVKIIDYTGSTAFGDWLETNARQAQVYTEKAGVNTVVVDSTDNYKGMLSNLAFSLSLYSGQMCTTPQNLLIPRDGITTDAGAKSYDDVVSDLAASVNGLLGDDARANGILGALVNPDVKARLEAASGLGEVALPSREIANPEFPDAVVRTPVIVKLDGAKPDSEAVYLNECFGPVSFAVAVDSSSDAVDLLRRTVRDKGAMTVGAYTTSDEVSDAVEETCLEECAQLSLNLTGGVYVNQTAAFSDFHGSGGNPAANAALCDGAFVANRFRVVEIRRDA; via the coding sequence ATGGCCGCCGAACTCACCGCGCACCAGCTGATCGCCACGCACCGGCCCACACTCGACCAGGCGCTGGAGACGATCCGCACGCGCGCGTACTGGTCGCCGCACCCCGAGCACCCCAAGGCCTATGGAGAGAACGGCAGCCTGAGTCTGCCCGAGGGCAAGGCCGCCTTCGACGCGCTCCTGGGCAGCCGCTTCGAGCTCGACCAACCGGGCACGGACGACTGGACGGGCGCGGAAGTCTCTCCGTACGGGCCCGAGTTGGGCATCACGTACCCCCACCCGGACATCGACACGCTGCTGCCCGCCATGCGCACCGGAATGCGCGCCTGGCGCGACGCGGGCGCGGAAGTGCGCGCGATGGTCTGTCTGGAGGTCCTGTCGCGCATCAGCGCGCGCACGCACGAGCTGGCGCACGCGGTCATGCACACCAGCGGCCAGGCCTTCATGATGGCCTTCCAGGCGGGCGGCCCGCACGCCCAGGACCGCGGCCTCGAAGCGGTGGCGTACGCGTACGTGGAGCAGGCCCGCACCCCCGACAACGCGGAGTGGTCCAAGCCCCAGGGCAAGCGCGACCCGATCGCCCTGGACAAGCGCTTCACGCCCGTGGGGCGCGGCATCGCGCTCCTGATCGGCTGCAACACCTTCCCGACGTGGAACGGCTATCCGGGCCTGTTCGCCTCCCTGGCCACCGGCAACCCCGTGCTGGTCAAGCCCCACCCGCGCGCGGTGCTCCCGCTCGCGCTGACGGTGCGCATCGCGCGCGAGGCCCTCACCGACGCGGGCTTCGACCCGAACCTGGTGTGCCTGGCCGCCGAGCGGCCGGGCGAAGGCATCGCCAAGACCCTCGCCGTCCGCCCCGAGGTCAAGATCATCGACTACACGGGTTCGACGGCCTTCGGTGACTGGCTGGAGACCAACGCCCGCCAGGCGCAGGTCTACACGGAGAAGGCCGGCGTGAACACGGTCGTCGTCGACTCGACGGACAACTACAAGGGGATGCTGTCCAACCTGGCCTTCTCCCTGTCCCTCTACAGCGGCCAGATGTGCACGACCCCGCAGAACCTCCTGATCCCCCGGGACGGCATCACGACGGACGCCGGCGCGAAGTCGTACGACGACGTGGTGTCCGACCTCGCCGCGTCGGTGAACGGCCTGCTCGGCGACGACGCACGGGCGAACGGCATCCTCGGCGCCCTGGTCAACCCGGATGTGAAGGCCCGCCTGGAGGCCGCGTCCGGACTCGGCGAAGTGGCTCTCCCCTCACGGGAGATCGCCAACCCGGAGTTCCCGGACGCCGTGGTCCGCACCCCGGTCATCGTCAAGCTGGACGGCGCGAAGCCGGACTCCGAGGCGGTCTATCTGAACGAGTGCTTCGGGCCCGTCTCCTTCGCGGTCGCGGTCGACTCGTCCTCGGACGCCGTGGACTTGCTGCGCCGCACGGTGCGCGACAAGGGCGCGATGACGGTCGGCGCGTACACGACGTCGGACGAGGTGTCCGACGCCGTGGAGGAGACCTGCCTGGAGGAGTGCGCCCAGCTCTCCTTGAACCTCACGGGCGGCGTCTATGTGAACCAGACGGCGGCGTTCTCGGACTTCCACGGCTCGGGCGGCAACCCGGCCGCGAACGCCGCCCTGTGCGACGGCGCCTTCGTGGCCAACCGCTTCCGTGTGGTGGAGATCCGCAGGGACGCCTGA
- a CDS encoding TrmH family RNA methyltransferase — protein MNGTRQSDPDDAVRAWRGLAGTSVLLDGFHAIKHALRFEALIPSALTSDKAAVLALADELAPDVKDALDTLLVQVPDATLRALVPRLHPTGVAALAVRPSRAANLDALARMPRTAPVVVLDDPRNLGNAGAVIRLAAGFGATGVVTTGTLDPWHPTVVRGGAGLHFATAVERMDVDELPQGPVYALDAEGVDIRGLKLPDDAVLAFGSERSGLSARLRERADHLVSLPMRPQVSSYNLATSVGMTLFHWSAGRPPGAEA, from the coding sequence ATGAACGGGACGCGGCAGAGTGACCCGGACGACGCCGTCCGTGCCTGGCGAGGGCTCGCCGGCACCTCGGTGCTGCTCGACGGCTTCCACGCCATCAAGCACGCGTTGCGCTTCGAAGCACTCATCCCCTCGGCGCTGACCAGCGACAAGGCCGCCGTCCTCGCCCTCGCCGACGAGCTCGCGCCCGATGTGAAGGACGCCCTCGACACGCTCCTCGTCCAGGTCCCGGACGCCACCCTGCGCGCCCTTGTGCCGCGTCTGCACCCCACGGGGGTGGCCGCTCTCGCGGTACGGCCGTCCCGGGCGGCCAACCTCGACGCCCTGGCCCGCATGCCGAGGACCGCGCCGGTCGTCGTCCTCGACGATCCGCGCAATCTGGGCAACGCCGGGGCCGTGATCCGGCTCGCCGCGGGCTTCGGGGCGACAGGCGTCGTCACGACCGGCACGCTCGACCCGTGGCACCCCACGGTCGTGCGCGGTGGCGCGGGCCTGCACTTCGCCACGGCCGTCGAGCGGATGGACGTAGACGAGCTGCCGCAGGGCCCGGTGTACGCGCTCGACGCGGAGGGCGTGGACATCCGCGGCCTCAAGCTGCCGGACGACGCCGTGCTGGCCTTCGGGTCCGAGCGGAGCGGCCTGTCCGCGCGGCTGAGGGAGCGCGCCGACCACTTGGTGTCCCTGCCGATGCGGCCCCAGGTCTCCAGCTACAACCTGGCCACCAGTGTCGGGATGACGCTCTTCCACTGGTCGGCGGGCAGGCCCCCGGGCGCGGAGGCCTGA
- a CDS encoding HTTM domain-containing protein: MNRFGSLLGRGIERITASALGPYQTAVIRIGFAATWLLFLLRELPHRHELYGPDGPWNWDMAQQLIAENDAFTVLMWSDGRLWFEVVYALAVLSSVLLVVGWRTRTVSVLFMIGVLSLQNRSIFMGDGGDNVIHLMATYLVFTRCGQVWSLDARRAARARRAPAEQGEAPLDLAKTAGPVDKADRTGPVLWWVLGLALSVVTFMGELSGGWLLVFWGLWLAHGLWWAVGRRAPDSEARELLDVIVRLAHNAALLVIMVEACLIYATAGWYKIQGSRWQDGTAVYYPLRLDYFSPWPALSDLLASHGLMVMLVTYGTVAMQVAFPFTLFNRRVKNVLLAAMIFEHAVIAVVLGLPFFSLAMIAADAVFLPTSFLRRVGGWATRARDALFSRFPRGRAVPGQRGADEEPAPESAEHARVGFPS; this comes from the coding sequence ATGAACCGCTTCGGCTCCCTGCTCGGGCGCGGCATCGAACGGATCACCGCGTCCGCTCTCGGCCCCTATCAGACCGCCGTGATCCGCATCGGATTCGCCGCCACCTGGCTGCTCTTCCTGCTGCGCGAACTCCCCCACCGCCATGAGCTCTACGGGCCCGACGGCCCGTGGAACTGGGACATGGCCCAGCAGCTCATCGCGGAGAACGACGCCTTCACGGTCCTGATGTGGTCCGACGGACGTCTCTGGTTCGAGGTCGTCTACGCGCTCGCCGTCCTCAGCAGCGTCCTGCTGGTGGTCGGCTGGCGCACCCGCACGGTGTCCGTGCTCTTCATGATCGGCGTGCTCTCGCTGCAGAACCGCTCCATCTTCATGGGCGACGGCGGTGACAACGTCATCCACCTCATGGCCACCTACCTGGTGTTCACGCGCTGCGGCCAGGTCTGGTCGCTCGACGCCCGGCGCGCGGCACGCGCGCGTAGGGCGCCTGCCGAGCAGGGGGAGGCACCGCTCGACCTGGCGAAGACGGCCGGCCCCGTCGACAAGGCCGACCGGACCGGCCCTGTCCTGTGGTGGGTCCTGGGGCTCGCTCTCTCCGTGGTGACGTTCATGGGGGAGCTCAGCGGGGGCTGGCTGCTGGTCTTCTGGGGGCTGTGGCTCGCGCACGGCCTGTGGTGGGCCGTCGGACGGCGCGCGCCCGACAGCGAGGCGCGCGAGCTGCTCGACGTCATCGTCAGGCTCGCGCACAACGCCGCACTGCTGGTGATCATGGTCGAGGCGTGTCTGATCTACGCGACGGCCGGCTGGTACAAGATCCAGGGCAGCCGCTGGCAGGACGGCACGGCCGTCTACTACCCGCTGCGCCTGGACTACTTCTCCCCCTGGCCCGCGCTCTCCGACCTGCTCGCCTCGCACGGCCTCATGGTGATGCTGGTGACGTACGGGACGGTTGCCATGCAGGTCGCCTTCCCCTTCACCCTCTTCAACAGGCGGGTCAAGAACGTCCTCCTGGCCGCCATGATCTTCGAGCACGCGGTCATCGCGGTCGTCCTCGGCCTGCCGTTCTTCTCGCTCGCGATGATCGCGGCCGACGCGGTGTTCCTGCCGACGTCGTTCCTGCGCCGCGTCGGCGGATGGGCCACGCGCGCGCGTGACGCGCTGTTCTCGCGGTTTCCGCGCGGCAGGGCGGTGCCGGGGCAGCGCGGGGCGGACGAGGAACCGGCCCCGGAATCCGCCGAGCACGCGCGCGTAGGCTTTCCTTCGTGA
- a CDS encoding DUF5819 family protein — MDANDSNASEPPSPSFDTVPPPPDGTTAAPPAPGIVPAPAPAPRIGIAVLSPRYQVAAALALALIAVTACVHVGMLFLHVAPANTMTKQHGQAVDDWIYPEFEQNWKLFAPNPMQQNIAVQARAQIRTKDGTTRTTGWYDLSARDGAAIDGNLLPSHTQQNELRRAWDFYVAAHDTQNRPRGLRGQLSERYIRRIAMMRVEREGALDRGATVERVQVRSRTTNVPPPEWSDEKVTTKPALRQLPWWSVTPDDMPLGKAQGTEGDAR, encoded by the coding sequence ATGGACGCGAACGACAGCAACGCGAGCGAGCCGCCGTCCCCATCCTTCGACACCGTGCCCCCGCCCCCGGACGGCACCACCGCCGCCCCGCCGGCCCCCGGCATCGTGCCCGCACCCGCACCAGCGCCCCGCATCGGCATCGCCGTCCTCTCCCCGCGCTACCAGGTGGCGGCCGCCCTCGCGCTCGCACTCATCGCCGTCACGGCCTGCGTCCACGTCGGGATGCTCTTCCTCCACGTCGCCCCCGCGAACACCATGACCAAGCAGCACGGGCAGGCCGTCGACGACTGGATCTACCCGGAGTTCGAACAGAACTGGAAGCTCTTCGCGCCCAATCCGATGCAGCAGAACATCGCGGTGCAGGCCCGCGCCCAGATCCGTACGAAAGACGGAACCACCCGGACCACCGGCTGGTACGACCTCTCCGCACGCGACGGCGCCGCCATCGACGGCAATCTGCTGCCCAGCCACACGCAGCAGAACGAACTGCGCAGGGCCTGGGACTTCTACGTCGCCGCCCACGACACGCAGAATCGTCCCCGCGGCCTGCGCGGACAGCTCTCGGAGCGCTACATCCGCCGCATCGCGATGATGCGCGTCGAGCGTGAGGGGGCCCTGGACCGGGGCGCCACCGTCGAGCGCGTCCAGGTCCGCTCCAGAACCACGAACGTGCCGCCCCCCGAGTGGAGCGATGAGAAAGTCACGACGAAACCGGCGCTCCGCCAGCTGCCGTGGTGGTCCGTGACGCCCGACGACATGCCCCTGGGCAAGGCTCAGGGAACCGAGGGGGACGCCCGATGA
- the paaA gene encoding 1,2-phenylacetyl-CoA epoxidase subunit PaaA: MATAAEHQTARSEPDQAAADAARTAEHEAAFDAAVAADERIEPRDWMPDAYRASLVRQIAQHAHSEIIGMQPEANWITRAPSLRRKAILMAKVQDEAGHGLYLYSAAETLGTSRDELLDKLHSGRQKYSSIFNYPTLTWADVGAIGWLVDGAAITNQVPLCRCSYGPYARAMVRVCKEESFHQRQGYESLLALSRGTEAQHAMAQDAVDRWWWPSLMMFGPPDDESSHSEQSMIWKIKRHSNDELRQRFVDICVPQAESLGLTLPDPDLVWNEERGQHDFGAIDWTEFWAVLKGNGPCNEQRITQRRSAHEEGAWVREAAAAFAAKHGEAKA; this comes from the coding sequence ATGGCGACAGCAGCCGAGCATCAGACGGCCCGGTCCGAGCCGGACCAGGCAGCGGCCGACGCCGCACGCACGGCGGAGCACGAGGCGGCCTTCGACGCCGCCGTCGCGGCCGACGAGCGCATCGAGCCGCGGGACTGGATGCCCGACGCCTATCGCGCCTCGCTGGTCAGGCAGATAGCGCAGCACGCGCACTCCGAGATCATCGGCATGCAGCCGGAGGCCAACTGGATCACGCGCGCCCCGTCCCTGCGGCGCAAGGCGATCCTGATGGCCAAGGTCCAGGACGAGGCCGGCCACGGCCTGTATCTGTACAGCGCGGCCGAGACCCTGGGCACCAGCCGGGACGAGCTGCTCGACAAGCTGCACTCGGGCCGCCAGAAGTACTCATCGATCTTCAACTACCCGACGCTGACCTGGGCCGACGTCGGCGCGATCGGCTGGCTGGTGGACGGCGCCGCGATCACGAACCAGGTCCCGCTCTGCCGCTGTTCGTACGGCCCCTATGCCCGCGCGATGGTCCGCGTCTGCAAGGAGGAGTCGTTCCACCAGCGCCAGGGATATGAGTCCCTGCTCGCCCTCAGCCGGGGCACCGAGGCCCAGCACGCGATGGCGCAGGACGCCGTGGACCGCTGGTGGTGGCCGTCCCTGATGATGTTCGGCCCGCCCGACGACGAGTCGTCGCACTCCGAGCAGTCGATGATCTGGAAGATCAAGCGCCACTCGAACGACGAGCTGCGCCAGCGCTTCGTGGACATCTGCGTCCCCCAGGCCGAGTCCCTGGGACTCACGCTCCCCGACCCGGACCTCGTGTGGAACGAGGAGCGGGGACAGCACGACTTCGGCGCGATCGACTGGACGGAGTTCTGGGCGGTCCTGAAGGGGAACGGCCCCTGCAACGAACAGCGGATCACGCAGCGCAGGAGCGCACACGAAGAAGGCGCGTGGGTGCGCGAGGCAGCAGCGGCGTTCGCCGCCAAGCACGGGGAGGCGAAGGCATGA
- the paaB gene encoding 1,2-phenylacetyl-CoA epoxidase subunit PaaB — MSSSTDWPLWEVFVRSRRGLSHTHAGSLHAPDAEMALRNARDLYTRRSEGVSIWVVPSTQITASSPDEKDSFFEPAGDKPYRHPTFYDIPDGVKHL, encoded by the coding sequence ATGAGCAGCTCGACCGACTGGCCGCTGTGGGAGGTGTTCGTGCGCTCCCGCCGCGGGCTCTCCCACACCCACGCGGGCAGCCTGCACGCGCCGGACGCGGAAATGGCCCTGCGCAACGCCCGCGATCTGTACACCCGCAGAAGCGAAGGCGTCTCGATCTGGGTCGTGCCGTCCACCCAGATCACCGCCTCCTCGCCCGACGAGAAGGACTCCTTCTTCGAACCGGCGGGCGACAAGCCCTACCGCCACCCGACCTTCTACGACATCCCGGACGGGGTGAAGCACCTGTGA
- the paaC gene encoding 1,2-phenylacetyl-CoA epoxidase subunit PaaC, translated as MTAPLAPTATATALALGDDALVLSHRLGEWAGHAPVLEEEVALANIALDLLGQARVLLSLAGDEDELAYLREERAFRNLQLVEQPNGDFAHTIARQLYFSTYQTLLYGQLASGEGTFAPLAAKAVKEVAYHQDHAEQWTLRLGDGTAESHERMQRGLDALWRFTGEMFQPVEGLDGADGSAGLDWAALQSSWTASVTSVIEKATLTVPTGPQEGAWAAGAGRQGLHTESFGRMLAEMQHLHRSHPGASW; from the coding sequence GTGACCGCGCCGCTGGCCCCGACGGCCACCGCCACCGCCCTCGCCCTGGGCGATGACGCACTGGTGCTCTCGCACCGGCTGGGGGAGTGGGCGGGCCACGCGCCCGTCCTCGAGGAAGAGGTCGCCCTGGCGAACATCGCCCTCGACCTGCTCGGCCAGGCCCGCGTCCTGCTCTCCCTGGCCGGGGACGAGGACGAACTGGCCTACCTCCGCGAGGAGCGCGCCTTCCGCAACCTCCAGCTCGTCGAGCAGCCGAACGGCGACTTCGCCCACACCATCGCCCGCCAGCTCTACTTCTCCACGTACCAAACGCTGCTGTACGGCCAGTTGGCGAGCGGAGAGGGCACGTTCGCCCCGCTGGCGGCGAAGGCGGTCAAGGAAGTCGCCTACCACCAGGACCACGCGGAGCAATGGACGCTGCGGCTCGGCGACGGCACGGCGGAGAGCCATGAGCGGATGCAGCGCGGGCTCGACGCGCTCTGGCGGTTCACCGGCGAGATGTTCCAGCCGGTGGAGGGCCTCGACGGCGCGGACGGCTCCGCGGGCCTCGACTGGGCAGCGCTGCAATCGAGTTGGACGGCTTCGGTGACCTCCGTCATCGAGAAGGCGACCCTGACCGTGCCCACCGGCCCGCAGGAAGGGGCCTGGGCCGCCGGTGCGGGCCGCCAGGGCCTGCACACCGAATCCTTCGGGCGGATGCTCGCCGAGATG